In the genome of Microbacterium saperdae, one region contains:
- a CDS encoding YebC/PmpR family DNA-binding transcriptional regulator: MSGHSKWATTKHKKAIIDSRRAKSWAKLIKNIEVAAKLGGPDLQGNPTLFDAVQKAKKTSVPKDNIDRAVKRGAGIGGEAVEYLSIMYEGYGPNGVALMIECLTDNKNRAAAEVRTALSRNGGTLADPGSVAYNFSRKGVIVVGSEGTSEDDVMMAALEAGAEEIEPHAEGFEVITEAADLVAVRTALQDAGIDYESADVEFVPNLKVEIDADTARKIFRLIDALEDSEDVQNVFTNFDLTAEVQAELENDEA, from the coding sequence ATGTCCGGGCATTCCAAGTGGGCGACCACGAAGCACAAGAAGGCCATCATCGACTCCAGGCGCGCCAAGTCCTGGGCCAAGCTCATCAAGAACATCGAGGTCGCCGCCAAGCTCGGCGGTCCCGATCTCCAGGGCAACCCGACGCTGTTCGACGCGGTGCAGAAGGCGAAGAAGACCTCTGTCCCCAAGGACAACATCGACCGCGCGGTGAAGCGTGGCGCGGGTATCGGCGGCGAAGCCGTCGAGTACCTCTCCATCATGTACGAAGGCTACGGACCCAACGGCGTGGCCCTCATGATCGAGTGTCTGACCGACAACAAGAACCGTGCGGCCGCCGAGGTACGAACGGCGCTCAGTCGCAACGGCGGCACGCTCGCCGACCCGGGCAGCGTCGCGTACAACTTCAGCCGCAAGGGCGTCATCGTCGTCGGCTCGGAGGGAACCTCCGAAGACGACGTCATGATGGCCGCACTCGAAGCGGGTGCCGAGGAGATCGAGCCGCACGCCGAGGGGTTCGAGGTCATCACGGAGGCCGCCGACCTGGTCGCGGTGCGCACTGCGCTGCAGGACGCGGGCATCGACTACGAATCCGCGGATGTCGAGTTCGTCCCGAACCTCAAGGTCGAGATCGACGCTGACACGGCCCGCAAGATCTTCCGCCTGATCGACGCACTCGAAGACAGCGAAGACGTGCAGAACGTGTTCACCAACTTCGACCTCACGGCAGAGGTGCAGGCCGAGCTGGAGAACGACGAGGCGTAG
- the secD gene encoding protein translocase subunit SecD, producing MASSSPVRHAWRVLLGLLLVTGVLFGINSLGVYVFTDSNGDPASSWAPELALDLQGGTQIVLSAETEDGADPSAEQLDQAAAIIRQRVDASGVAEADITTEGGRNIVVQIPGPADQQTRERIQSSAQLEFRAVLATTGAATEFTGEDGIATPYPSPDPTLESTPTPAPTDGSDLSWVTPKLQAEFLAYDCSDPANDASNAPKDQPLIACDPSGQTKYLLGPTELTGTAIEDATSGRDPKSGAWLVQLTMNGDGADAFGKVSTRLNQNRIDGLAPRDQFAFVLDGSVISAPRMNGVILDGRPSISGSFTQESATTLADQLKFGALPLSFTVQSSDTISATLGTQQLQIGLIAGLIGLALVAIYSLIVYRALGSVIIASIAVMAILTYIIICILAWRIGFRLSLAGVAGLIVSIGFTADSFIVYFERIRDELRDGKSITAAVEDGWGRAKRTIYISKSINILAALVLYILADATVKGFAFTLGLTTLIDVFIFVIFTHPVMQLLARTRFFGGGHKLSGLDPEALGAVYRSRSAYREVATATVGRGAKNARSRGEADRRQTIAERKRAEALSKDRSTTAGSEGDA from the coding sequence GTGGCTTCATCCTCTCCGGTCCGTCACGCCTGGCGGGTCCTCCTCGGCCTGCTCCTCGTGACGGGCGTGCTGTTCGGCATCAACTCACTCGGCGTCTACGTCTTCACGGACAGCAACGGCGATCCGGCCAGCTCCTGGGCGCCTGAGCTCGCGCTCGACCTCCAGGGCGGCACGCAGATCGTGCTGAGTGCGGAGACCGAGGACGGCGCTGATCCGTCTGCGGAGCAGCTCGACCAGGCCGCGGCGATCATCCGCCAGCGCGTCGACGCCTCGGGCGTCGCCGAGGCGGACATCACGACCGAGGGTGGACGCAACATCGTCGTCCAGATCCCCGGGCCGGCCGACCAGCAGACCCGCGAGCGGATCCAGTCGAGCGCTCAGCTCGAGTTCCGCGCCGTGCTGGCCACGACGGGTGCAGCCACGGAGTTCACGGGCGAAGACGGCATCGCGACGCCGTACCCGAGCCCGGACCCCACCCTCGAGTCCACGCCGACGCCGGCTCCGACCGATGGCAGCGACCTCTCCTGGGTCACCCCGAAGCTGCAGGCGGAGTTCCTCGCCTATGACTGCAGCGACCCGGCGAACGACGCATCGAACGCGCCGAAGGACCAGCCGCTGATCGCGTGCGACCCCAGCGGTCAGACGAAGTACCTGCTCGGCCCGACCGAGCTCACCGGAACGGCCATCGAGGACGCCACCAGCGGTCGCGACCCGAAGTCGGGTGCGTGGCTCGTGCAGCTGACGATGAACGGAGACGGCGCAGACGCCTTCGGCAAGGTCAGCACGCGTCTGAACCAGAACCGTATCGACGGCCTGGCACCGCGCGACCAGTTCGCGTTCGTGCTCGACGGCAGCGTCATCTCGGCGCCGCGGATGAACGGCGTGATCCTCGACGGACGCCCCAGCATCTCCGGCTCGTTCACGCAGGAGTCCGCGACGACCCTCGCCGACCAGTTGAAGTTCGGTGCGCTGCCCCTCAGCTTCACGGTGCAGAGCTCCGACACCATCTCGGCGACGCTGGGAACCCAGCAGCTGCAGATCGGCCTGATCGCCGGCCTGATCGGCCTCGCGCTGGTCGCCATCTACTCGCTGATCGTCTATCGAGCGCTCGGATCGGTGATCATCGCGTCGATCGCGGTGATGGCGATCCTGACCTACATCATCATCTGCATCCTGGCGTGGAGGATCGGCTTCCGCCTCTCGCTCGCGGGTGTGGCAGGCCTCATCGTGTCGATCGGATTCACGGCGGACTCGTTCATCGTGTACTTCGAACGAATACGAGACGAGTTGCGCGACGGCAAGTCGATCACGGCGGCGGTCGAGGACGGCTGGGGTCGCGCGAAGCGCACGATCTACATCTCCAAGTCGATCAACATCCTCGCCGCGCTCGTCCTCTACATCCTGGCCGACGCCACGGTGAAGGGCTTCGCGTTCACGCTCGGTCTGACGACCCTGATCGACGTGTTCATCTTCGTGATCTTCACGCACCCTGTCATGCAGCTGTTGGCCCGCACACGGTTCTTCGGCGGCGGCCACAAGCTGTCCGGGCTCGATCCCGAGGCGCTGGGTGCGGTCTACCGCAGCCGGTCCGCCTATCGCGAGGTCGCGACCGCCACGGTGGGCCGGGGAGCGAAGAACGCCCGTTCGCGAGGCGAGGCCGATCGTCGACAGACCATCGCCGAGCGCAAGCGCGCGGAGGCACTCTCGAAAGACAGATCGACCACAGCCGGAAGTGAGGGAGACGCCTGA
- the ruvA gene encoding Holliday junction branch migration protein RuvA, which translates to MISSLHGVVLHSTADQVVIDVGGVGFSVAVPADVPHTATIGERLLLHTSLIVREDALSLYGFADRSELEIFGLLISVTGVGPKSALGVLSHMTVDQIAEAVTAEDDAPFRRVSGIGPKTAKLIVLQLAGKVQPVAPSSKPARAGSTDVVTQVAAALVGLGWSDKVATEAATQTASEATDAERGSVAALLRRTLALLGPAQGGQTRA; encoded by the coding sequence ATGATCTCCTCCCTGCACGGCGTCGTCCTGCACTCGACCGCCGACCAGGTCGTCATCGACGTGGGCGGTGTCGGGTTCTCCGTGGCCGTGCCCGCCGACGTTCCCCACACGGCGACCATCGGGGAGCGTCTGCTGTTGCACACGAGCCTGATCGTCCGCGAGGACGCACTCTCGCTCTACGGCTTCGCCGACCGGAGCGAGCTCGAGATCTTCGGTCTGCTGATCAGCGTCACCGGCGTGGGGCCGAAGTCCGCGCTCGGAGTCCTCTCGCACATGACGGTGGACCAGATCGCCGAAGCGGTCACAGCGGAAGACGATGCACCGTTCCGACGGGTCTCGGGTATCGGTCCGAAGACCGCGAAGCTGATCGTGCTGCAGCTGGCCGGCAAGGTGCAGCCGGTCGCCCCGAGCTCGAAGCCCGCACGCGCCGGCTCGACCGACGTGGTGACCCAGGTCGCGGCCGCGCTCGTCGGACTCGGCTGGTCCGACAAGGTCGCGACGGAGGCCGCCACGCAGACCGCCTCCGAGGCGACGGACGCCGAGCGCGGCTCGGTCGCGGCACTCCTGCGCCGCACGCTCGCGCTTCTCGGCCCCGCGCAGGGCGGCCAGACGCGTGCCTGA
- a CDS encoding preprotein translocase subunit YajC, translating to MPMEFLLFGLLAVLLVFMIFNTRKRTKAMKAEQEEKATKTVPGVKVLLQGGIYGTIVAYDPEDLDTPALVEIAPGTIIEVHSQAILRIVEPKDVVVEEVVADDAAVEAAPAVDLETPEETRARLERDADDK from the coding sequence ATGCCCATGGAATTCCTCCTCTTCGGACTTCTCGCTGTCCTCCTCGTCTTCATGATCTTCAACACGCGCAAGCGCACGAAGGCGATGAAGGCGGAGCAGGAGGAGAAGGCCACCAAGACCGTCCCCGGAGTGAAGGTGCTCCTTCAGGGCGGCATCTACGGCACGATCGTGGCGTACGACCCCGAGGACCTCGACACTCCGGCGCTCGTGGAGATCGCGCCCGGGACCATCATCGAGGTGCACAGCCAGGCGATCCTGCGCATCGTCGAGCCCAAGGACGTCGTCGTCGAAGAGGTCGTGGCCGATGACGCCGCCGTCGAGGCCGCGCCGGCCGTCGACCTCGAGACGCCGGAAGAGACGCGCGCGCGTCTCGAGCGCGACGCAGACGACAAGTAA
- the secF gene encoding protein translocase subunit SecF, with the protein MPSMNEFGNNLYSGKTSFPFVGKRRLWFIIAIILVVGSALVPLIRPIQFSIEFTGGSQFTVQAPDSRDQDTASEAVRSVVPGAATKVVIVSDKDVRVQTDQMSAAETQQVADALAKAYDVEPDAVTSSFIGPAWGENVTRQSLWGLAIFLALTFLILAIYFRTWKMSAAAIIGLLDVLVITVGVYALAGFEISPAAVIGFLTILAYSLYDTTVVFDKIRENTSEDGEKSARLFGESVNLAVNQTLIRSINTSVVAALPVGAVLFIGAFWLGAESLTDISLSIFVGILVATYSTLFVAAPLYSLFRENEPQLKERDARIREARSKATVEA; encoded by the coding sequence ATGCCTTCCATGAATGAGTTCGGCAACAACCTCTACAGCGGGAAGACCTCGTTCCCGTTCGTCGGCAAGCGCCGTCTGTGGTTCATCATCGCGATCATCCTCGTGGTCGGCTCCGCCCTCGTGCCGCTGATCCGTCCGATCCAGTTCTCGATCGAGTTCACCGGCGGATCGCAGTTCACGGTGCAGGCACCGGACAGCCGCGACCAGGACACCGCGTCCGAAGCCGTGCGGTCGGTCGTGCCCGGCGCGGCGACCAAGGTCGTCATCGTCAGCGACAAGGACGTACGTGTCCAGACGGACCAGATGAGCGCGGCCGAGACGCAGCAGGTGGCGGACGCCCTCGCCAAGGCCTACGACGTCGAGCCCGACGCCGTCACCTCATCGTTCATCGGCCCGGCCTGGGGTGAGAATGTCACGCGCCAGTCCTTGTGGGGACTCGCGATCTTCCTCGCGCTGACCTTCCTCATCCTGGCGATCTACTTCCGCACCTGGAAGATGTCGGCTGCCGCGATCATCGGCCTTCTCGACGTGCTCGTGATCACGGTCGGCGTCTACGCGCTGGCCGGCTTCGAGATCTCGCCGGCGGCGGTCATCGGCTTCCTGACGATCCTCGCGTACTCGCTCTACGACACAACGGTCGTGTTCGACAAGATCCGAGAGAACACCTCGGAGGACGGGGAGAAATCCGCGCGCCTCTTCGGCGAATCGGTCAACCTCGCGGTCAACCAGACGCTCATCCGCTCGATCAACACCTCTGTCGTCGCGGCGCTCCCCGTGGGTGCGGTCCTCTTCATCGGTGCCTTCTGGCTCGGTGCCGAGTCGCTCACCGACATCTCGCTGTCGATCTTCGTCGGCATCCTGGTCGCCACCTACTCGACGCTGTTCGTCGCCGCGCCGCTGTACTCGCTCTTCCGCGAGAACGAGCCGCAGCTCAAGGAGCGCGATGCCCGTATCCGCGAGGCACGCAGCAAGGCGACCGTCGAGGCGTGA
- the ruvC gene encoding crossover junction endodeoxyribonuclease RuvC: MTSSLRVLGIDPGLTRCGVGVVDVDRTRRGTLVHVGVIRSSPDADIGDRLAIVAAGIREVIAEHRPDAVAVERVFAQQNTHTVMGTAQASGVALLIAAEAGLPAATHTPSEVKAAVTGYGAADKRQVQAMIARILRLDAPPQPADAADALAIALCHAWRRGSAGATGQAALTPAQRAWADAERVARTYLRSGS; this comes from the coding sequence GTGACCTCCTCTCTGCGTGTCCTGGGCATCGACCCCGGCCTCACCCGCTGCGGTGTCGGCGTCGTCGACGTCGACCGCACCCGTCGCGGGACGCTGGTGCACGTGGGTGTCATCCGCTCGTCACCGGATGCCGATATCGGCGACCGTCTCGCGATCGTCGCCGCGGGTATCCGCGAGGTCATCGCGGAGCATCGTCCGGATGCGGTCGCGGTCGAGCGCGTGTTCGCACAGCAGAACACGCACACGGTCATGGGCACCGCGCAGGCGAGCGGTGTGGCACTGCTGATCGCCGCCGAGGCGGGCCTGCCCGCGGCCACGCACACGCCGAGCGAGGTCAAGGCAGCGGTCACCGGTTACGGCGCAGCCGACAAGCGACAGGTGCAGGCGATGATCGCCCGCATCCTGCGACTCGACGCGCCACCCCAGCCGGCGGATGCGGCCGACGCCCTCGCGATCGCCCTGTGCCACGCCTGGCGTCGGGGGAGTGCCGGTGCCACGGGACAGGCGGCGCTGACACCGGCGCAGCGCGCGTGGGCCGATGCGGAGCGTGTCGCTCGAACATACCTACGATCCGGGTCGTAG
- a CDS encoding RelA/SpoT family protein, which translates to MADTQSSSQGSSLRRLVPRIFSRASRVNDLDNLIRTVRANHPRGDFSVIERAYAVAKEKHAGQQRQSGEPYITHPLAVAQILAEMGLGPRAIAAALLHDTVEDTGYALTDLTAEFGDEVAMLVDGVTKLDKVKYGESAQAETVRKMIVAMSKDIRVLLIKLADRLHNARTWGFVPPEKAAKKAKETLEIYAPLANRLGIQAIKSELEDLSFAVLHPKIYNEIHSLIAQRTPQREKYLNQVVEEIDEDLRDLRIRGKVVGRPKQLYSVYQKMVIRGREFDDIYDLIGIRVLVASVRDCYAVLGAIHARWTPLPGRFKDYIATPKFNLYQSLHTTVIGPAGRTVEIQIRTHEMHQQAEYGVAAHWMYKERMNGGGKTELRASDNDMAWLAHISDWQAETADPGEFLDSLRFEIGAKEVYVFTPKGRVIGLPNGATPVDFAYAVHTEIGHRTMGAKVNGRLVPLESQLKSGDVVEVFTSKNPDAGPSQDWLGFVASTRARNKIRGWFTKERREEAIEQGKEAIARAMRRQNLPLQKLMSQDSFAEVAQQLRYEDVSALYAAVGEGHVSTQSVLEKVTALIAANDPTTGAIDLPGSVPTREPRSGDSGVLVRGASDILVKLAKCCTPVPGDAIVGFVTRGSGVSVHRSDCVNVKALSAEQDRFVEVSWAPTTKSVFRVQIQVEALDRSGLLSDVTRVLSEHHVNILSATVNTNDERLALSRFVFEMGDAVHLDRVLNAVRRIDAVYDVYRVTTS; encoded by the coding sequence ATGGCGGATACGCAGTCGTCTTCGCAGGGGTCCAGCCTGCGACGTCTGGTTCCCCGCATCTTCTCGCGCGCGTCCCGGGTCAACGACCTCGACAACCTGATCCGCACGGTTCGCGCAAATCATCCACGTGGCGACTTCTCCGTCATCGAGCGCGCGTACGCCGTGGCCAAGGAGAAGCACGCCGGCCAGCAGCGTCAGAGCGGCGAGCCCTACATCACCCACCCGCTCGCGGTGGCGCAGATCCTCGCCGAGATGGGGCTCGGACCCCGCGCGATCGCTGCCGCACTGCTCCACGACACAGTCGAGGACACCGGTTACGCCCTCACGGATCTGACGGCTGAGTTCGGCGACGAGGTCGCGATGCTGGTGGACGGCGTCACGAAGCTCGACAAGGTCAAGTACGGCGAGAGCGCGCAGGCCGAGACCGTCCGCAAGATGATCGTCGCGATGTCCAAGGACATCCGGGTGCTGCTGATCAAGCTCGCCGACCGGCTGCACAACGCCCGTACCTGGGGCTTCGTCCCGCCCGAGAAGGCGGCGAAGAAGGCCAAGGAGACGCTCGAGATCTACGCGCCTCTGGCGAATCGACTCGGCATCCAGGCGATCAAGTCCGAGCTCGAGGACCTCTCCTTCGCGGTGCTGCACCCGAAGATCTACAACGAGATCCACAGCCTCATCGCCCAGCGCACGCCGCAGCGCGAGAAGTACCTGAACCAGGTCGTCGAGGAGATCGACGAGGACCTCCGCGATCTCCGTATCCGGGGCAAGGTCGTCGGGCGCCCGAAGCAGCTGTACTCGGTCTACCAGAAGATGGTCATCCGCGGCCGCGAGTTCGACGACATCTACGACCTCATCGGCATCCGGGTGCTGGTCGCCTCCGTCCGCGATTGCTATGCGGTGCTCGGCGCGATCCACGCACGGTGGACTCCGCTGCCCGGTCGCTTCAAGGACTACATCGCCACCCCGAAGTTCAATCTCTATCAGTCGCTGCACACCACGGTCATCGGGCCGGCGGGGCGCACGGTCGAGATCCAGATCCGCACGCACGAGATGCACCAGCAGGCGGAGTACGGCGTCGCTGCGCACTGGATGTACAAGGAGCGGATGAACGGGGGCGGCAAGACGGAGCTGCGCGCGTCCGACAACGACATGGCGTGGTTGGCGCACATCTCCGACTGGCAGGCCGAGACAGCCGATCCCGGAGAGTTCCTGGATTCGCTCCGCTTCGAGATCGGCGCGAAAGAGGTCTACGTCTTCACGCCCAAGGGGCGCGTGATCGGTCTTCCGAACGGTGCGACTCCGGTCGACTTCGCGTATGCGGTGCATACCGAGATCGGCCATCGCACGATGGGCGCGAAGGTCAACGGACGACTCGTGCCGTTGGAGTCGCAGCTCAAGAGCGGCGACGTGGTCGAGGTCTTCACCTCGAAGAACCCGGACGCCGGTCCGAGCCAGGACTGGTTGGGCTTCGTCGCCAGCACGCGAGCACGCAACAAGATCCGCGGATGGTTCACCAAAGAACGTCGTGAAGAGGCGATCGAGCAGGGCAAGGAAGCCATCGCCCGAGCGATGCGTCGACAGAACCTGCCGCTGCAGAAGCTGATGAGCCAGGACTCGTTCGCCGAGGTCGCGCAGCAGCTCCGTTACGAGGACGTCTCCGCGCTCTATGCGGCGGTCGGCGAGGGGCACGTCTCCACGCAGTCGGTGCTCGAGAAGGTCACCGCACTCATCGCGGCCAACGACCCCACGACCGGTGCCATCGATCTGCCCGGCAGCGTCCCCACCCGGGAACCGCGTTCCGGGGATTCGGGCGTGCTGGTGCGCGGGGCGTCGGACATCCTCGTGAAGCTCGCGAAGTGCTGTACCCCGGTGCCCGGTGATGCGATCGTCGGCTTCGTGACGCGGGGGAGCGGCGTCTCGGTGCATCGCTCCGATTGTGTCAACGTCAAGGCGCTCAGCGCCGAACAGGACCGCTTCGTCGAGGTGTCGTGGGCTCCGACGACCAAGAGCGTGTTCCGGGTGCAGATCCAGGTCGAGGCGCTGGATCGTTCCGGTCTGCTCTCCGATGTCACGCGCGTGCTCAGCGAGCATCACGTGAACATCCTCTCCGCGACGGTCAACACGAATGACGAACGGCTCGCGCTGAGCCGCTTCGTGTTCGAGATGGGCGACGCCGTGCATCTGGATCGGGTGCTCAACGCGGTGCGCCGGATCGACGCGGTCTACGACGTGTACCGCGTCACCACGTCCTGA
- a CDS encoding pyridoxal phosphate-dependent decarboxylase family protein, translating to MDQSDFDDRRRALDAAHRRATEFLGSLDDRPVWPRANLDEMLDAFGGPLPDDGTDPADVIEEIASRADPGLVAIPGGRFFGFVIGGTHPSALAADWLVSAWDQNSGSSALAPATVAMERVAGQWMLELFGLPSTASVGFVTGGQLANFTCLAAARQAVLSRAGWDLAENGLRSAPPLRFVVGADRHGSIDRAARFLGIGRAELIVVDSDDQGRMRPAALEQVLAGGAGPLIVCLQAGEVHTGAFDGFQALIPIARAHEAWVHVDGAFGLWAAATPTLRSLTAGMEQADSWATDGHKTLNVPYDCGMAIVRDPADSIAAFRTGGDYLMYTGLDPWDVTPELSRRARGVPAWAALRSLGRSGVVQLMDRLHANAVAMASGLRSIPGVHVVNDVDYTQVMFRLESDDATRVLGRAILDEGTAAVTGAEWRGRATQRCSMSSWATTTADIDRTVAAIRALVLNA from the coding sequence ATGGACCAGAGTGACTTCGACGACAGAAGGCGCGCTCTCGACGCCGCCCACCGCCGCGCGACGGAGTTCCTGGGGTCGCTCGATGATCGACCGGTGTGGCCGCGCGCGAACCTGGACGAGATGCTCGATGCCTTCGGCGGCCCGCTGCCGGACGACGGCACGGATCCGGCGGACGTGATCGAGGAGATCGCGAGCCGCGCCGACCCCGGGCTCGTGGCGATCCCCGGTGGACGGTTCTTCGGCTTCGTGATCGGCGGCACGCATCCGTCCGCCCTCGCCGCTGACTGGCTCGTCTCCGCGTGGGACCAGAACTCCGGCTCCTCTGCGTTGGCCCCGGCGACGGTGGCGATGGAGCGCGTGGCCGGGCAGTGGATGCTCGAGCTGTTCGGGCTTCCCTCCACGGCCAGCGTCGGCTTCGTCACCGGAGGCCAGCTCGCGAACTTCACCTGCCTCGCCGCCGCACGACAGGCCGTGCTGTCGCGCGCGGGGTGGGATCTTGCCGAGAACGGGCTCCGCAGCGCCCCACCGCTCCGCTTCGTCGTGGGTGCCGACCGCCACGGCTCCATCGATCGCGCTGCCCGGTTCCTCGGGATCGGAAGGGCCGAGCTGATCGTCGTCGACTCCGACGATCAGGGGCGGATGCGCCCGGCTGCGCTGGAGCAGGTGCTCGCGGGCGGTGCCGGCCCCTTGATCGTCTGCCTGCAGGCCGGGGAGGTGCACACCGGTGCCTTCGACGGCTTCCAGGCACTGATCCCGATCGCCAGAGCACACGAGGCCTGGGTGCACGTCGACGGAGCCTTCGGGCTCTGGGCCGCTGCCACGCCCACTCTCCGATCGCTCACGGCAGGCATGGAGCAGGCGGACTCCTGGGCGACCGACGGGCACAAGACCCTCAACGTGCCCTACGACTGCGGCATGGCGATCGTGCGCGATCCCGCCGACTCGATCGCCGCGTTCCGCACCGGCGGCGACTACCTCATGTACACGGGGCTCGACCCGTGGGATGTGACACCCGAGCTCTCCCGGCGTGCACGCGGCGTGCCGGCCTGGGCCGCGCTGCGCAGCCTCGGCCGCTCCGGCGTCGTCCAGCTCATGGACCGGCTGCACGCGAACGCCGTGGCGATGGCATCCGGATTGCGCTCCATCCCGGGGGTGCACGTCGTCAACGACGTCGACTACACGCAGGTGATGTTCCGACTCGAGTCCGACGATGCCACCCGCGTCCTCGGTCGCGCGATCCTCGACGAGGGAACAGCCGCGGTGACCGGGGCGGAATGGCGAGGCCGAGCGACGCAGCGCTGCTCGATGTCGTCGTGGGCGACGACTACCGCGGACATCGACCGCACGGTGGCTGCGATCCGCGCCCTGGTGCTGAACGCCTAA
- the ruvB gene encoding Holliday junction branch migration DNA helicase RuvB has product MPDALDATEPVDDTELAIEGALRPSSLGEFVGQQKVRGQLQLLLEAARIQSRPADHILLAGPPGLGKTTLAMIVAHESERPLRLSSGPAIQHAGDLAALLSSLVPGEVLFIDEIHRMARSAEEMLYLAMEDYRIDIMVGKGAGATSIPLELAPFTLVGATTRSGLLPNPLRDRFGFTGHLEFYEEFELEQVIARSATVLGVDVPTDALSEIARRSRGTPRIANRLLRRVRDYALVHSGGAATIADVRAALELYDVDPIGLDRLDRAVLEALVRRFRGGPVGLSTLAVAVGEEGETVESVVEPYLVRIGFLGRTPRGRVAMPEAYAHLGVPHPDGTLRLDDL; this is encoded by the coding sequence GTGCCTGACGCCCTCGACGCCACAGAACCGGTCGATGACACCGAGCTCGCTATCGAGGGCGCCCTGCGGCCGTCGAGCCTCGGCGAGTTCGTCGGCCAGCAGAAGGTGCGCGGGCAACTGCAGCTGCTGCTGGAGGCGGCACGCATCCAGAGCCGCCCCGCGGATCACATCCTGCTCGCAGGCCCCCCGGGGCTGGGCAAGACCACGCTGGCCATGATCGTCGCGCACGAGAGCGAACGTCCGCTGCGTCTGTCGAGCGGTCCGGCGATCCAGCACGCCGGAGACCTCGCCGCGTTGCTGTCGAGCCTGGTGCCGGGTGAGGTCCTCTTCATCGACGAGATCCACCGGATGGCCCGCTCGGCCGAGGAGATGCTGTACCTCGCGATGGAGGACTACCGCATCGACATCATGGTCGGCAAGGGCGCGGGTGCCACGAGCATCCCGTTGGAGCTGGCGCCGTTCACGCTCGTCGGAGCGACCACCCGGTCCGGGCTGCTGCCGAACCCTCTGCGCGACCGCTTCGGCTTCACCGGTCATCTCGAGTTCTACGAGGAGTTCGAGCTCGAACAGGTCATCGCGCGGTCCGCGACCGTTCTCGGAGTGGACGTGCCGACGGATGCGCTGTCGGAGATCGCCCGTCGCTCCCGCGGAACTCCGCGCATCGCGAACAGGCTGCTGCGGCGGGTGCGCGACTACGCACTGGTGCACAGCGGGGGAGCCGCCACGATCGCCGACGTGCGCGCTGCTCTCGAGCTCTATGACGTCGACCCGATCGGCCTGGACAGGCTCGACCGCGCGGTGCTGGAGGCGCTCGTGCGCCGGTTCCGCGGGGGGCCGGTCGGACTCAGCACGCTCGCCGTCGCCGTCGGTGAAGAGGGCGAGACGGTAGAGAGCGTCGTCGAGCCCTACCTCGTGCGGATCGGATTCCTCGGCCGTACACCGCGGGGTCGGGTGGCCATGCCGGAGGCGTATGCGCACCTCGGGGTGCCGCATCCCGACGGGACGCTTCGCCTTGATGACCTATAA
- a CDS encoding carboxylesterase family protein, whose product MRSSRHVAPALRSSDLRDDEPTPADTLRYLIHLPDDYDADPDRRWPLVLFLHGAGERGSDLDLAALHGPPKLADAGHEFPFVLVTPQCSESSQWVTELSTLSVLLDEVVAAHRIDHARISLTGLSMGGFGTWSMAVRYPDRFAAIAPICGGLWLQSAAPLQSVPVWAFHGDADDVVPISATEQIVTELRSLGTDVRFTRYAGVGHDSWTETYENPEFYDWLLSHRRLR is encoded by the coding sequence ATGCGCAGTTCCCGACACGTCGCCCCGGCCCTCCGCTCATCCGACCTCCGCGACGACGAACCGACACCGGCCGACACCTTGCGGTACCTGATCCATCTGCCGGACGACTACGACGCCGACCCGGATAGACGCTGGCCGCTCGTGCTCTTCCTGCATGGTGCGGGCGAACGCGGTTCCGACCTCGACCTCGCTGCGCTGCACGGCCCGCCGAAGCTCGCAGACGCCGGCCACGAGTTCCCGTTCGTGCTCGTCACTCCCCAGTGCTCCGAGTCGAGTCAGTGGGTCACGGAACTCTCGACGCTGTCCGTGCTGCTGGACGAGGTCGTCGCGGCGCACCGCATCGATCACGCACGCATATCGTTGACCGGACTGAGCATGGGCGGGTTCGGAACCTGGAGCATGGCGGTGCGCTATCCGGATCGGTTCGCCGCGATCGCGCCGATCTGCGGCGGTCTGTGGTTGCAGAGCGCTGCGCCGCTCCAGAGTGTGCCCGTCTGGGCGTTCCACGGCGACGCCGACGATGTCGTGCCGATCTCCGCTACGGAGCAGATCGTGACCGAGCTCCGATCACTCGGCACCGACGTGCGTTTCACGCGGTATGCGGGCGTCGGCCACGATTCCTGGACCGAGACGTACGAGAACCCCGAGTTCTACGACTGGCTGCTCTCCCACCGCCGTCTCCGCTGA